One genomic window of Niveibacterium sp. SC-1 includes the following:
- the rlmN gene encoding 23S rRNA (adenine(2503)-C(2))-methyltransferase RlmN, which yields MQNLLDFDATSLTDWFAAQGEKPFRARQVLRWIHRFGVTDFEAMTDVAKSLRAKLATSACVQPPVPVRDNTSTDGTRKWLLDVGNNNAVETVFIPEATRGTLCISSQAGCALDCAFCSTGKQGFNRNLSAAEIIGQLWLANRMLGASPDGDRIVSNVVMMGMGEPLANFENVVSALNLMLDDNAYGLSRRRVTVSTSGIVPAMDRLRDACPVALAVSLHAPNDALRDELVPINKKYPLKELMAACQRYLERAPRDFVTFEYVMLDGVNDSLEHAHQLVALTRDVPCKFNLIPFNPFPNSGFGRSPAQQIRRFSQVLMDAGIVTTTRKTRGDDVDAACGQLAGQVVDKTRRTSKRTIPVTEVRS from the coding sequence ATGCAGAATCTCCTCGATTTCGACGCCACCAGCCTTACCGACTGGTTCGCCGCGCAAGGCGAGAAGCCTTTCCGCGCCCGTCAGGTGCTGCGCTGGATCCATCGGTTCGGCGTCACCGACTTCGAGGCGATGACCGATGTCGCCAAGTCGCTGCGCGCCAAGTTGGCCACTTCGGCTTGCGTACAGCCGCCGGTGCCGGTGCGCGACAACACCTCGACCGACGGCACCCGCAAATGGCTGCTCGACGTCGGCAACAACAACGCTGTCGAAACCGTGTTCATCCCCGAGGCGACGCGCGGCACGCTGTGCATCTCCTCGCAGGCCGGCTGTGCGCTGGACTGCGCTTTCTGCTCGACCGGCAAGCAGGGCTTCAACCGCAATCTTTCGGCAGCCGAGATCATCGGCCAGCTGTGGCTTGCCAACCGCATGCTGGGCGCCTCGCCAGATGGCGACCGGATCGTCAGCAACGTGGTGATGATGGGCATGGGCGAGCCCCTGGCGAACTTCGAGAACGTAGTGTCGGCGCTCAACCTGATGCTCGACGACAACGCCTACGGGCTGTCGCGACGTCGGGTGACGGTATCCACTTCGGGCATCGTCCCGGCGATGGATCGCCTGCGCGATGCCTGCCCGGTCGCGCTGGCCGTGTCGCTGCATGCGCCCAACGACGCGCTGCGCGACGAACTGGTACCGATCAACAAGAAGTACCCGCTCAAGGAGCTGATGGCTGCCTGTCAGCGTTACCTCGAGCGTGCCCCGCGGGATTTCGTCACCTTCGAGTACGTGATGCTCGATGGCGTGAATGACAGTCTTGAACATGCTCACCAGCTCGTGGCGCTCACCCGCGACGTGCCGTGCAAGTTCAACCTGATCCCGTTCAATCCCTTCCCGAACTCCGGTTTCGGACGGTCCCCCGCCCAGCAGATCCGCCGCTTCTCGCAGGTGCTGATGGATGCCGGGATTGTCACGACGACCCGCAAGACTCGCGGTGACGATGTGGACGCTGCCTGCGGCCAACTGGCCGGTCAGGTGGTCGACAAGACCCGTCGCACCAGCAAGCGCACCATTCCCGTCACGGAGGTTCGATCTTGA
- the ndk gene encoding nucleoside-diphosphate kinase yields MAIERTLSIIKPDAVAKNVIGKIYTRFEDAGLKIVASKLVQLSAAEAGQFYAVHKERPFFKDLVSFMTSGPVVISVLEGEGAIAKNRELMGATDPKKAAAGTIRADFAESIDANAVHGSDAPETAAVEVAFFFPGMNVYSR; encoded by the coding sequence ATGGCGATCGAACGCACTCTTTCCATCATTAAGCCCGATGCCGTCGCGAAGAACGTGATCGGCAAGATCTACACCCGCTTCGAAGACGCGGGCCTGAAGATCGTTGCGTCCAAGTTGGTGCAGCTGTCCGCAGCCGAAGCCGGTCAGTTCTACGCCGTGCACAAGGAGCGCCCCTTCTTCAAGGATCTGGTGAGCTTCATGACCTCCGGCCCGGTGGTGATTTCCGTGCTGGAAGGTGAGGGCGCGATCGCCAAGAACCGCGAACTGATGGGCGCCACCGATCCGAAGAAGGCCGCTGCAGGCACCATCCGCGCCGACTTTGCGGAATCCATTGACGCCAATGCGGTCCATGGTTCCGACGCCCCCGAAACCGCCGCGGTGGAAGTTGCTTTCTTCTTCCCCGGCATGAACGTCTACTCCCGTTGA
- a CDS encoding sulfurtransferase → MDQSVLNIASYRFVTLDALEELRIAVRDAADAAQLRGTVLLAEEGINLFLAGPSDAVRGFLAWLERDPRLAGLTIKESWSATQPFKRLRVKIKREIIRMDHPAIRPEAGRAPAVSPETLERWLDAGADDEGRPVVMLDTRNAFEVDFGRFRNAIDWRIDKFTEFPRALQAHREALAGKTVVSYCTGGIRCEKAALLAHEQGLDNVVQLEGGILAYFERTQSRHFDGTCFVFDEREALDPTLRATQA, encoded by the coding sequence ATGGATCAATCAGTACTGAACATCGCCAGCTATCGTTTCGTTACGCTGGACGCACTTGAAGAACTGCGCATCGCGGTCCGCGATGCGGCCGACGCAGCGCAGCTGCGGGGTACCGTGTTACTCGCGGAAGAGGGGATCAATCTCTTTCTGGCAGGGCCGTCCGACGCGGTGCGTGGCTTCCTCGCCTGGCTTGAGCGCGACCCGCGCCTCGCCGGACTCACGATCAAGGAAAGCTGGTCGGCGACCCAGCCCTTCAAGCGTCTGCGAGTGAAGATCAAGCGCGAGATCATCCGCATGGACCACCCGGCAATTCGTCCCGAGGCCGGTCGCGCGCCCGCCGTCAGCCCCGAGACGCTGGAACGCTGGCTCGACGCGGGCGCAGATGACGAGGGCCGTCCGGTGGTGATGCTGGATACGCGCAACGCCTTCGAGGTCGACTTCGGCCGCTTCCGCAACGCGATCGACTGGCGCATCGACAAGTTCACCGAGTTTCCCCGGGCGCTGCAGGCCCATCGCGAGGCGTTGGCAGGAAAAACGGTGGTGAGCTACTGCACCGGTGGGATCCGCTGCGAGAAGGCGGCGTTGCTGGCGCACGAGCAAGGGCTGGACAACGTCGTCCAGCTCGAGGGTGGCATCCTGGCCTATTTCGAGCGCACCCAGTCACGCCATTTCGATGGCACCTGCTTCGTGTTCGACGAGCGAGAAGCCCTGGATCCGACCCTGCGTGCGACCCAGGCCTGA
- a CDS encoding DUF4124 domain-containing protein, with amino-acid sequence MLPPRHTRLIVSLCLLAGALGVQAAGSDVYKWRDADGKIIYGDRPPQGVKAEKVEAQITTVPAQINTPNQPLRNPAPARPTAKEQAPMAITGATRQQLLDTCAAAGGTDCEALVNQAMEEAVKRQAEAASRPTE; translated from the coding sequence ATGCTCCCACCGCGCCACACCCGCCTGATCGTCTCGCTCTGCCTGCTCGCCGGCGCCCTTGGCGTCCAGGCCGCAGGCTCCGACGTGTACAAGTGGCGCGATGCCGACGGCAAGATCATCTACGGCGACCGCCCGCCCCAGGGCGTGAAGGCCGAAAAGGTGGAAGCCCAGATCACTACCGTCCCGGCGCAGATCAACACGCCCAATCAGCCACTCCGCAACCCCGCGCCCGCCAGGCCCACCGCCAAGGAACAGGCCCCGATGGCCATCACCGGCGCCACCCGGCAACAACTGCTCGACACCTGCGCCGCGGCGGGCGGGACGGACTGCGAAGCCTTGGTGAACCAGGCCATGGAAGAAGCGGTGAAGCGCCAGGCCGAGGCCGCGAGCCGCCCCACCGAGTAA
- a CDS encoding NAD-dependent epimerase/dehydratase family protein, whose product MKSTSVRRVLILGANGRFGAVATAAFAQAGWEVLAQHRPGRSYVPPSGVQSVACDATDAAALITAAQGASVIVNALNPDYGRWATLVPPIARAVEAAARVSGALLMLPGNVYNYGSQLPERVDESTPWQADTPNGKVRVMLEEGMRAAAAQSVRSVVLRAGDYFGGDRSGTWIDLVMKGKLAGGTLVYPGSPDKVHSWAYLPDLARAFVALAEQAADFKGYNSFGFAGHALTGDQFHQACERVLGRPLAFKKMGWGPVRVLGLFSPAMAQVLRLRYLWERSHRIDGRALLARVGALPQTPIEVALRASLAPAAANSTSTQAVSA is encoded by the coding sequence ATGAAATCCACGTCTGTCCGTCGCGTTCTGATTCTCGGCGCCAATGGCCGCTTTGGCGCGGTGGCCACCGCCGCTTTTGCGCAGGCCGGCTGGGAAGTGCTCGCCCAGCACCGCCCCGGTCGCAGCTATGTGCCGCCGAGCGGCGTGCAGTCCGTCGCCTGCGATGCGACGGACGCCGCAGCCCTGATCACCGCCGCGCAAGGCGCGTCGGTGATCGTGAATGCGCTCAACCCCGACTACGGCCGCTGGGCGACGCTGGTGCCGCCGATCGCCCGCGCCGTCGAGGCCGCGGCCCGCGTGAGCGGTGCGCTGCTGATGCTGCCCGGCAATGTGTACAACTACGGCAGCCAGTTGCCGGAGCGGGTCGATGAATCCACGCCCTGGCAGGCTGACACGCCCAACGGCAAGGTCCGCGTGATGCTGGAAGAAGGCATGCGTGCGGCGGCCGCGCAGAGTGTGCGTAGCGTGGTCCTGCGCGCAGGGGACTACTTCGGCGGCGATCGTTCCGGGACCTGGATCGACCTCGTCATGAAGGGCAAGCTCGCCGGCGGCACGCTTGTCTATCCGGGCAGCCCCGACAAGGTTCACAGCTGGGCCTACCTGCCGGACCTCGCGCGCGCTTTCGTGGCACTCGCCGAACAGGCGGCGGACTTCAAGGGCTACAACAGCTTCGGCTTTGCCGGCCACGCCCTCACCGGCGACCAGTTTCATCAGGCCTGCGAGCGCGTGCTGGGCCGACCGCTCGCGTTCAAGAAGATGGGTTGGGGGCCGGTGCGCGTCCTTGGCCTGTTCTCGCCGGCCATGGCGCAAGTGCTGCGCCTGCGCTACCTGTGGGAACGCTCGCATCGCATCGACGGCCGCGCCCTGCTGGCCCGCGTGGGCGCCTTGCCCCAGACCCCCATCGAAGTGGCCTTGCGCGCGAGTCTCGCGCCGGCGGCTGCAAATAGCACTTCCACCCAAGCTGTTTCGGCCTGA
- a CDS encoding LysR family transcriptional regulator, whose translation MNSSAANSQTSPALPVDLRSLDWNLVRSFLAVAETGSLTAAAEQLASSQPTLSRQITSFEAAAGAALFERTARGLRLTGAGEALLEPARQIQAAFNTLTLAAARRDEQTRGSVRITASEMMSAYVLPEILAGLRALHPQIQIDLVASNRVDNLLERDADIALRMVEPDQSALIARRIGAFPLAFYAHREYLARRGRPSLHGPADHDWIGYDRSPVLIQGFRGAGFDISREFFAFRSDSHIVGWNAVLSGLGIGIAMRYVGDLSPDVERVLPELPLPELPIWLTAHRELRDTPRIRIVFDFLAEALSARIGPAPRIA comes from the coding sequence ATGAATAGCTCTGCCGCGAATTCCCAGACGTCCCCTGCCCTGCCCGTCGATCTGCGCAGCCTCGACTGGAATCTCGTGCGCAGCTTCCTGGCGGTTGCCGAGACCGGCTCGCTGACCGCGGCAGCGGAACAACTGGCGAGCAGCCAGCCCACCCTTTCGCGCCAGATCACCAGCTTCGAGGCCGCGGCCGGCGCTGCGCTGTTCGAGCGCACCGCGCGAGGCCTGCGGCTCACCGGTGCGGGCGAGGCGCTGCTGGAGCCCGCGCGGCAGATACAGGCCGCCTTCAACACCCTGACGCTGGCGGCCGCCAGGCGCGACGAGCAGACCCGGGGCAGCGTGCGGATCACCGCCAGCGAGATGATGTCCGCCTACGTGCTGCCGGAAATCCTGGCGGGACTGCGCGCACTGCATCCGCAGATCCAGATCGATCTGGTGGCCTCCAACCGGGTCGACAACCTGCTCGAACGCGATGCCGACATTGCACTGCGCATGGTCGAACCTGACCAGAGCGCGCTGATCGCCCGGCGCATCGGCGCCTTCCCGCTCGCCTTCTATGCGCATCGCGAATACCTCGCCCGCCGCGGGCGGCCGTCCCTGCATGGTCCAGCCGACCACGACTGGATCGGCTACGACCGCTCGCCGGTGCTGATCCAGGGCTTCCGCGGCGCGGGCTTTGATATCAGCCGCGAGTTCTTCGCCTTTCGCAGCGACAGCCACATCGTCGGCTGGAATGCGGTGTTGAGCGGCCTGGGTATCGGCATCGCGATGCGCTACGTGGGTGATCTCTCGCCGGACGTCGAACGCGTGCTGCCCGAGCTGCCCCTGCCGGAACTGCCGATCTGGCTCACCGCCCACCGCGAGCTGCGCGATACGCCGCGCATCCGCATCGTCTTCGATTTCCTCGCCGAGGCGCTGAGCGCGCGCATCGGCCCCGCACCGCGCATAGCCTGA
- a CDS encoding AraC family transcriptional regulator, translating to MPDKRHEKADAFTRRMNKVLDHIDAHLAGDLRLEQLAALAAFSPFHFHRVFRAWTGETLQDFVRRRRLEAAGGQLRFNPDETVTEVAHACGFASGESLARAFHQHFGMTPTAWRHGGYREWEARQRPGYERPEATYPGEISVRTLPELQVVYLRHRGEYRATVPAAWDAYESWAAEIGLGRAEKLGMGIDDPTIVPASSCRYDTCAIPPEGWTPPGRISAKRVAGGAYACLHYRGPRSRMNVAWRTLLVDWLPASGFALAETPFVEAYAGGANAGGAEDIEVELRMPLAG from the coding sequence ATGCCCGACAAACGCCATGAGAAGGCCGACGCGTTCACGCGCCGGATGAACAAGGTGCTCGACCATATCGACGCGCACCTGGCGGGCGACCTGCGCCTGGAGCAACTCGCCGCGCTGGCCGCCTTCTCGCCCTTCCACTTCCATCGCGTCTTCCGCGCCTGGACCGGAGAAACCCTGCAGGACTTCGTGCGCCGTCGTCGCCTGGAGGCCGCGGGCGGACAACTGCGTTTCAATCCGGACGAAACGGTCACCGAGGTAGCCCACGCCTGCGGCTTTGCCTCGGGCGAATCGCTTGCGCGCGCCTTCCATCAACACTTCGGGATGACCCCGACGGCCTGGCGCCACGGCGGCTATCGCGAGTGGGAAGCGCGCCAGCGCCCCGGCTATGAGCGCCCGGAAGCCACCTACCCGGGCGAGATCAGCGTGCGCACGCTGCCGGAGCTGCAGGTCGTTTATCTGCGGCATCGCGGTGAATACCGCGCAACGGTTCCCGCGGCGTGGGACGCCTACGAGAGCTGGGCAGCCGAGATCGGACTGGGCCGCGCGGAAAAGCTCGGCATGGGCATCGACGACCCGACCATCGTGCCGGCCTCCAGTTGCCGCTACGACACCTGCGCCATCCCACCCGAAGGCTGGACACCGCCCGGACGGATTTCCGCCAAGCGCGTCGCGGGGGGCGCCTACGCCTGCCTGCACTACCGCGGACCGCGCAGCCGCATGAATGTCGCGTGGCGGACGCTGCTTGTAGACTGGCTCCCCGCCAGCGGCTTCGCCCTGGCGGAAACCCCTTTCGTGGAAGCCTATGCCGGCGGCGCAAACGCTGGCGGCGCCGAAGACATCGAGGTCGAGCTGCGCATGCCGCTCGCCGGCTGA
- a CDS encoding AraC family transcriptional regulator translates to MTRIPDKRGDKAAAFAQRMNKVLDYIDQNLADELSLEQLAGVAAFSPFHFHRLFRAWTGETLHDFVRRCRLEKAGGQLEHNSAISIAAVAEQCGFNSSEAFSRAFAQHFGMPPSTWRKGGHKRWQSEARPQDGPIESTLPVTLRELPSQTVAYVRVFGDYGVSACEAWAQLLPWIAEHGLQAQPRMGMALDDPQIAPASHCRYDACVVLPAGWNGAPRMSRKLVSGGWYACSEFAGPRDDIGAQWTRMMREWLPTTGHALGEPQFFEAYTPEQDPCAPQGTHATLCMPVVLNRF, encoded by the coding sequence ATGACACGCATCCCCGACAAACGCGGCGACAAGGCCGCCGCCTTCGCCCAGCGCATGAACAAGGTGCTGGACTACATCGACCAGAACCTCGCCGACGAACTGAGCCTGGAGCAACTGGCCGGCGTCGCCGCGTTCTCGCCCTTTCATTTCCACCGCCTCTTCCGTGCCTGGACCGGCGAGACCCTGCACGACTTTGTGCGCCGTTGCCGCCTCGAGAAAGCCGGCGGCCAGCTGGAGCACAACTCGGCGATCTCGATCGCTGCGGTCGCGGAGCAATGCGGTTTCAACTCCAGCGAAGCCTTCTCGCGCGCTTTCGCCCAGCACTTCGGCATGCCGCCCAGCACCTGGCGCAAGGGCGGCCACAAACGCTGGCAGTCCGAAGCCCGTCCGCAAGACGGCCCGATCGAGAGCACCCTGCCGGTCACCCTGCGCGAACTCCCGTCGCAGACCGTCGCCTACGTCCGCGTCTTCGGCGACTATGGCGTGAGCGCCTGCGAAGCCTGGGCACAGCTGCTGCCCTGGATCGCCGAACACGGCCTGCAGGCGCAGCCGCGCATGGGCATGGCGCTGGACGATCCGCAGATCGCGCCCGCCTCGCACTGTCGTTATGACGCCTGCGTGGTCTTGCCCGCCGGCTGGAACGGCGCACCGCGCATGTCGCGCAAGCTGGTGAGCGGCGGCTGGTACGCCTGCAGCGAGTTCGCCGGCCCGCGCGACGACATCGGCGCGCAATGGACCCGCATGATGCGCGAATGGTTGCCCACGACCGGGCATGCGCTGGGCGAGCCGCAGTTCTTCGAGGCCTACACGCCGGAACAGGACCCCTGCGCGCCGCAGGGCACGCACGCCACGCTCTGCATGCCGGTGGTGCTCAACCGCTTCTGA
- a CDS encoding TonB-dependent siderophore receptor, with amino-acid sequence MTSQEQSRAFRAPSFRARAMAHHVSLALCAILPASAAWAAEVDAGSAKVLSTVEVRADRETGDGAVSGIVAKQSSAWTKTNTSLLETPQAVTVITQDQIAAQGATSIDEAVRYSPGILGGNFGSDPRSDWVLVRGFAPARFLDGMSTPNGTWTGVARMETYGMERIDVLKGPSSVLYGQMPPGGMVNLVSKRPTSDMVNEVGLTLGNFDTKELTLDVGGKLNEDGTLLYRLTGLVRKGDAQTTHGDDDRYYIAPALTWRPNADTSFTLLTSYQKANTALAGGFLPSQGTLYFNPNGEIPRDVFTGEPDFDKYEKDMSSIGYLFEHRFNKTWQVRQNLRFTEASVDHKLVGANGFVLGPDGNPLDYRTINRYSWTPHETSHMFTVDNQAQADFATGDFAHTVLAGLDYRRGKNDLASGFGSAPTLDIFNPVYGAPITTPADSSHVIQKQSQTGFYLQDQIGYERWLLTLSGRQDWVKTDSEDLLYPSNTTTNDESKFSGRAGLNYVFDNGFAPYIAYSQSFQPTPGTDFNGQTFKSTTGSQLEAGVKYQPKGSRSLITLAFYDITQKNVLTVDPDHLFYSVQQGKVGVRGLELDGKFELSRSLSAMASYTYTDSEVKESSDPSTVGNQIVNVPKHQASAWMDYTLADGTLRGLGVGGGVRYVGASYGDVANDFRTPGYTLYDMLAHYDVSSVRLQLNVNNLFDKRYVSNCTSASWCYYGYARTVMATAKYMW; translated from the coding sequence ATGACGTCACAAGAACAATCCCGCGCATTCCGCGCACCGTCCTTCCGCGCACGCGCCATGGCGCACCACGTTTCGCTCGCCCTGTGCGCGATCCTGCCCGCCAGTGCGGCCTGGGCCGCCGAGGTCGACGCGGGCAGCGCCAAGGTGCTTTCCACCGTGGAAGTGCGCGCCGACCGCGAGACTGGCGACGGCGCAGTGAGTGGCATCGTGGCGAAGCAGAGCAGCGCCTGGACCAAGACCAACACCTCGCTGCTCGAAACGCCGCAGGCAGTGACCGTCATCACCCAGGACCAGATCGCCGCGCAGGGCGCGACCTCGATCGACGAAGCCGTGCGCTATTCGCCGGGCATCCTGGGCGGCAACTTCGGCTCCGATCCGCGCAGCGACTGGGTGCTGGTGCGTGGTTTCGCCCCGGCCCGCTTCCTCGACGGCATGTCCACGCCGAACGGCACCTGGACGGGCGTCGCACGCATGGAGACCTATGGCATGGAGCGCATCGACGTGCTCAAGGGCCCGTCCTCCGTGCTCTACGGCCAGATGCCCCCGGGCGGCATGGTGAACCTGGTGAGCAAGCGTCCGACTTCTGACATGGTCAATGAAGTCGGCCTCACGCTGGGCAACTTCGACACCAAGGAACTGACCCTGGATGTGGGCGGCAAGCTCAACGAGGACGGCACGCTGCTCTATCGCTTGACCGGCCTCGTACGCAAGGGCGACGCGCAGACGACCCACGGCGACGACGACCGCTACTACATCGCGCCGGCGCTGACCTGGCGCCCCAATGCGGACACCAGCTTCACGCTGCTGACGAGCTACCAGAAGGCCAACACCGCGCTGGCCGGTGGTTTCCTGCCCTCGCAGGGCACGCTGTACTTCAACCCGAACGGCGAGATCCCGCGCGACGTCTTCACCGGCGAGCCCGACTTCGACAAGTACGAGAAGGACATGTCGTCCATCGGCTACCTGTTCGAGCACCGCTTCAACAAGACCTGGCAAGTGCGCCAGAACCTGCGCTTCACGGAAGCCAGCGTGGACCACAAGCTGGTGGGCGCCAACGGCTTCGTGCTGGGGCCGGACGGCAATCCGCTCGACTACCGCACCATCAATCGCTACTCGTGGACGCCGCATGAAACGTCGCACATGTTCACGGTCGACAACCAGGCGCAGGCCGACTTCGCTACCGGCGACTTCGCCCACACCGTCCTGGCCGGGCTGGACTACCGCCGCGGCAAGAACGATCTCGCCTCGGGCTTCGGTTCCGCGCCCACGCTGGACATCTTCAACCCGGTGTATGGCGCGCCGATCACCACGCCGGCCGACAGCTCGCATGTGATCCAGAAGCAGAGCCAGACCGGCTTCTACCTGCAGGACCAGATCGGCTACGAGCGTTGGCTGCTGACGCTCAGCGGCCGTCAGGACTGGGTCAAGACCGACAGCGAAGACCTGCTCTACCCGAGCAACACCACCACCAACGACGAGAGCAAGTTCTCCGGCCGCGCGGGCCTGAACTATGTCTTCGACAACGGCTTCGCGCCCTACATCGCGTACTCGCAGTCCTTCCAGCCTACGCCGGGCACCGACTTCAACGGCCAGACCTTCAAGTCGACCACCGGCAGCCAGCTCGAAGCCGGCGTGAAGTACCAGCCCAAGGGTTCCCGCAGCCTGATCACCCTGGCCTTCTACGACATCACGCAGAAGAACGTGCTGACGGTTGATCCCGACCACCTCTTCTACTCGGTGCAGCAGGGCAAGGTCGGTGTGCGCGGCCTGGAGCTCGACGGCAAGTTCGAACTGAGCCGCAGCCTCTCGGCGATGGCTTCCTACACCTACACCGATTCCGAGGTGAAGGAGAGTTCGGATCCGAGCACCGTCGGCAACCAGATCGTCAACGTGCCCAAGCACCAGGCCTCCGCCTGGATGGATTACACGCTGGCCGACGGCACGCTGCGCGGCCTGGGCGTGGGTGGCGGTGTCCGCTACGTGGGCGCCAGCTACGGCGACGTAGCGAACGACTTCCGCACGCCGGGCTACACGCTGTACGACATGCTGGCGCACTACGACGTCTCCAGCGTGCGCCTGCAGCTCAACGTCAATAACCTCTTCGACAAGCGCTACGTGTCGAACTGCACCAGCGCTTCCTGGTGCTACTACGGCTACGCCCGCACGGTGATGGCAACTGCCAAGTACATGTGGTGA